The sequence AAAGCCGGACTTTGATCTCGGCGCGGTGTTTTAGAAAATAAAGCACAAATGCGGCAGATGCAACCTGAGAGATGACGGTTGCAATTGCGGCTCCCGGAACACCGAAGTGAAATACAAAGATAAAAATTGGGTCTAAAATAATGTTTGCAACAGCTCCGATTGTAACGGAATACATACCGGCAGCAGCATATCCCTGAGCGTTGATAAATGGATTCATCCCTGTAGTGATCATGGATGGAAGTGTTCCAATCAGATAGATCATCAGATATGGATAGGCATATTTTAGCGCATCTTTGGAGGCACCGAATAATACGAGAAGAGGATTTGCAAGGAGCATGCCGACAAGCATCAGGATCAAAGAACAGCCGCAGAGCAGCGTGAAAGAAATTCCCATGATTTGTCTGGCGTGTTCGACATCTTTTTTTCCTCGGCAGATTGAGAAAATCGGTGCGCCACCGGTGCCAAGCAGATTGGCAAAGGCGGTGATTATTACAATAATCGGAAAGCATAGACCGACAGCCCCAAGGGCGGTAGTCCCAATATCTGGAATACGAGCGATATAGATGCGGTCGACAATGTTGTATAACAGTGCTAATAATTGAGCAATCAGCATCGGGAAAGCCGCATTTAAAAGATTACTTGTTGTGTTTCCATTTTCAAAATCAATTCGTTTCATCTGTACGTTTCCCCCTTGTGTTTTTCAGTGATATATAATATATAAATTTATTATAATATACCCTAAAATATATGGTATAATTTTCTAAACCGAAAGTCAATCATTCAGAAAAGGGAAACGACACTTTCTCGTAACCTGTGATGAGAAGAAGACCGTGGATTTAAAGACGTTGGGAAGACAGTTGGGCGCAGGAAATTTAAGCTTTGCTTCGGAAGACCGTTTAGAAAAATATCTAGGGTTAAAACAGGGAAGTATATCACCGTTTGGATTGATGAATGACACAGAACATGCAGTGGAATTTGGATGTGGATGCTATGAAGATTAAGTTATAGAACAGTGTGAATATAGCAAGTGAGGAGAATGGTATGAAGAAAAACATAAATATGAGAAAGATGAAATGGTTTGTGATAGGGGTTGTTATGCTATGTCTGCTTTCGGGAGTTTTATGGGTGTCTCTGTTACAAAGGACATTGCAAGAATATCAGGTTGAAGGGGCAGGAGTGATGGATGTTCTGGCAGTGAATGCACATATGAAAGATGCAGTCGTACTGGAAAGCGAGGAGGATTTTCAATCGGTTTTAGGGCGCTCTGAATGGAATCCAAAAGAGGCTTTGGAAGAGAGAGGATATAAATATTGCTCTAATGATGGAAATGGTTATTTGTTTGAAAATCAAAATGGAGAGACTGTGATGGTGATTGCAACAGATGTATGGTGTAAATTTTTTCGAGTTTACACTATAGATGAAAAGGTGTTTTAGAAAAAAGGCCGGAAGCTTAGGTGCTTCCGGCTTTAGTTTACATCTATGACAGTCAGTTCGTCATTAAAATGGTCACTGTAATGCAGTTGATAATCGTCCGTAATAAAGACAGCCTGTACATCCGGCAGGCTGTTGATCAGTTCCATGCCTTTTTCTAATCCAAGTGCAAAGCAAGTTGTGCTCAGACCGTCACCGTCTACGGATTTGTCTGAAATAATCGTGACAGAGATTAAAGAATTATCGTAAGGATATCCGGTCTTTGGATTTAAAATATGATGATAAAAATTTCCATCTTTTTCAAAATAGCGTTCGTAGATACCAGAAGAAACGACAGATTTGTCGTTTATCTCTAAAGCTGCAATTGTCTCGCTGCGTTCGGCAAATGGTTTTTGAATGCCAATGTGAAATGGTGATCCATCTGGTTTTTTGCCGATGCAGAGTGTGTTACCGCCAAGGTCAATAATGGCGCTTTTAACCCCTTTGGAGATCAAAAACTCTTTTATCTGATCTGTGATATATCCTTTGGCAATTGCTCCGAAATCAAGTCCCATGCCATCTTTTGCAAATCGGATTTGGTCTCCTTCCAGTGTAACATTTTCATAATTTACCAAAGGAAGCGCATTTTTCAAAGCGGCATCATCCGGAACGATTTTCTCATCTGAAACAAAATCCCACATAGAAGAGATCGGTTCGATGGTAATATCGAATCCGCCACCCGAAAGACGGGAATAATAAAGTCCTTTTGAGACTAAATCTGCAAAATCTGAGGATACTGTAAATGCCCCGTCGTTTTGTGGTAAAGTCTTGTGATTCAGCTTGTAAAGCTCGCTGCTTTCTTTCGTACGGCTGAAGATATTCTCATATTTATCGCAGATTGCAAGTGCATCGTCCAACAGTGTCTCATCTTTTGAATCATAGATTTTTAAGGTGACGACAGTGTTGAGTTTAAATGCAGTTTTAGAAATTGGCTCCGTGCTGTCGGCTTGATCTGGATGGATAAGCACGAAGATAAGAATCAGGAAAAAAATGCAGGCAACACAAAAGGTCAGAATTCTTTTTTTAGTCTGTTCCATAAATATAATAGTCCTCCTTGTCAGTGAGTTTATTATAAGCGTTTCAAAAAGAACTTGCAATGAAAAGTTCTTTTGAAATTTATATTGAAAAAGAGTATATGCTTGGATATACTGAAAAGAAAAAGGGGGCAGTGATTATGAGAGCAATGCATCCGGTAAAGGTGTTTTCAACAGACAATGCGATTAGTGCTGAGATGGCAGCAGGTCTGTTGCAGAAAGAGGAAATCCCGTGCTATATAAAGGATTTGGAGACGGGAGATTATCTGAGTATCTATATGGGATATTCTGTATTTGGAAAAGAGATTTATGTAGATGAAGAGGACTATGAACGGGCAAAAAGACTGCTGGATTCGGTCACCCCTGACAAATCCAATGTTGAGGAGGATTTAAAGGTAAAGAAAGCCAGGACGCCGAGAATCGCAGCGTGGTTTGCTTTGGTTATCATAGTGGTGCCGATTATTATTGCCTTGATTAATAGTGTGTGGAATTAAGTGGATGCAGGAGCGAAAGCTCCTGCATTTTTATGTGGTTTCGCAGCCATTTTTTGTAGATATTTG comes from Coprococcus phoceensis and encodes:
- a CDS encoding FAD:protein FMN transferase, whose amino-acid sequence is MEQTKKRILTFCVACIFFLILIFVLIHPDQADSTEPISKTAFKLNTVVTLKIYDSKDETLLDDALAICDKYENIFSRTKESSELYKLNHKTLPQNDGAFTVSSDFADLVSKGLYYSRLSGGGFDITIEPISSMWDFVSDEKIVPDDAALKNALPLVNYENVTLEGDQIRFAKDGMGLDFGAIAKGYITDQIKEFLISKGVKSAIIDLGGNTLCIGKKPDGSPFHIGIQKPFAERSETIAALEINDKSVVSSGIYERYFEKDGNFYHHILNPKTGYPYDNSLISVTIISDKSVDGDGLSTTCFALGLEKGMELINSLPDVQAVFITDDYQLHYSDHFNDELTVIDVN
- a CDS encoding putative signal transducing protein translates to MKSSFEIYIEKEYMLGYTEKKKGAVIMRAMHPVKVFSTDNAISAEMAAGLLQKEEIPCYIKDLETGDYLSIYMGYSVFGKEIYVDEEDYERAKRLLDSVTPDKSNVEEDLKVKKARTPRIAAWFALVIIVVPIIIALINSVWN